The DNA window GGCTTCAGTTTTATCAGGGCAGCAAATAAGTCGGGCGACCAGTCGGTCAGGGCGTTGAGTTTCATGTCGGCAATGGCAAACTTCGGGTCATCGCGCTCAAAATCGGCGGGGACGGCTACCGTAATCGTACCGGCCGAGTGCGCCGACAGCACACCGCTACCCGAATCTTCAAACGCAATGCAGTTAGCAGCGTTAACGCCCAGTCGTCTTGCCGCTCCCCAATATACGTCGGGAGCCGGCTTGTTGTTTGCTTCGAGCGTGGCTGAGTGCCAGAGCGTTAGTCGATCGCGAATAGCCAGCCGGTCGATTACCACTTCGATCAGGCTCATGGGCGATGCCGACGCAATGGCGACCGGTATGTCGCGTTCGTTGAAGAAATTCAGCGCGTCGATAGCACCCGGCATCGGCTGAGCCAGGGCACCGATGCGCTCGTGAGCGCCCTCCGTGATGCGGTCAGCGATTTCACCCAGCGTCGCTCCGGGACCTTCCGCCCACGGATGCCGCAGGTACCAGTAGTTGACCACCGCCGGAATCGGCATCCCCGTCGTTTGTTTGCACTGATCGTCGGTCAGAAATAAGCCGACCGTATCGAAAACAGCGCGTTCGGCCGCCCGCCAGTGGGGTTCAGAATCCACCAGCAGA is part of the Spirosoma rhododendri genome and encodes:
- a CDS encoding HAD-IA family hydrolase, which codes for MDGLLVDSEPHWRAAERAVFDTVGLFLTDDQCKQTTGMPIPAVVNYWYLRHPWAEGPGATLGEIADRITEGAHERIGALAQPMPGAIDALNFFNERDIPVAIASASPMSLIEVVIDRLAIRDRLTLWHSATLEANNKPAPDVYWGAARRLGVNAANCIAFEDSGSGVLSAHSAGTITVAVPADFERDDPKFAIADMKLNALTDWSPDLFAALIKLKPTPID